Proteins encoded by one window of Geobacter sp. DSM 9736:
- a CDS encoding ribbon-helix-helix protein, CopG family, whose amino-acid sequence MGRMRENPRYNVISMRISDEEREVLEKIMDETHKTVSDIMREAMEIVKNRLQPALEKAA is encoded by the coding sequence ATGGGAAGAATGAGAGAAAATCCGAGATATAATGTAATTTCAATGCGAATCAGCGATGAAGAACGGGAAGTTCTCGAAAAAATCATGGATGAAACCCACAAGACCGTGTCCGACATTATGAGGGAAGCGATGGAGATCGTGAAAAACCGGCTCCAGCCCGCTCTGGAAAAAGCGGCCTGA
- a CDS encoding sigma 54-interacting transcriptional regulator — protein MEPIVTLTEKCRKCYSCVRSCPVKAIKVDRNYASIMFDRCIGCGNCLSNCPQKAKMVADKVGATEELLGSDSPVIAVLGCSFPAFFHYVSPGQLVAGLKRLGFAEVHEGSYGAELIASGYATAMEQATSPLISSHCPAVVDLIERHYPKLIKNLVNVISPMVAMGRHLKSILPHSKVIYLSSCIAAKFEAQAAETEGVIDTVLTYKELEGLFKSRGINVPALKEEPFDGIRPHLGRLFPLSEGAFKAFSLATDPLDCEIVTAEGEVHVMGIIRDLASGRMNPRIADIRFCYDGCIGGPGRNKEVTRFYKRNLVITHFKRNVPYETAPHHLTAETGCSLTREFSNKYVKLPTPRAGDIKSILQSTNKFAQKDELNCRACGYRTCREHAVAVFQGLADLEMCLPFNLHKLEEDRGRLIQKYELARRELEREYGDEFIVGKDRKTLEVLDLIKQVGPTPTTVLIRGESGTGKELTARAIHRHSMRNDKPLVTVNCTTITDSLLESELFGHKRGAFTGAIADKKGLFEAADGGTIFLDEIGDITPKLQAELLRVLDTGEVRPVGGTTTKKVDVRLIAATNKNLEEGIRDGWFREDLYYRLNVFTITMPPLRSRLESVPTLAHFFLEKARNKLNKNIVGIEERAIKAMMQYTWPGNIREMQNVIERAAVLTHDRVVKLGNLPLIFAENYADGATDVPDLVSFKHEREPHVMRVEKKLIQRYLAESGGNVSKAAQLANIPRRTFYRLLDKHGLKGQRTPKTETTGNN, from the coding sequence GTGGAACCGATTGTCACACTCACCGAAAAGTGCCGTAAATGCTACTCCTGCGTTAGAAGCTGCCCCGTAAAAGCCATAAAGGTTGATCGTAATTATGCGTCGATCATGTTCGACCGGTGCATCGGATGCGGCAACTGCCTCAGCAACTGTCCCCAAAAAGCGAAAATGGTCGCAGACAAGGTGGGCGCCACCGAAGAACTTCTAGGCTCTGACAGCCCGGTTATCGCCGTTCTCGGATGTTCCTTCCCTGCATTCTTTCACTACGTTTCGCCCGGACAACTGGTGGCCGGCCTGAAACGCCTCGGCTTCGCTGAGGTGCATGAGGGATCGTACGGCGCAGAGCTCATCGCCAGCGGATATGCAACCGCAATGGAGCAGGCTACATCTCCGCTCATATCCTCGCACTGCCCCGCTGTCGTGGATCTTATTGAGCGGCACTACCCCAAGCTGATAAAAAACCTGGTCAACGTCATCTCCCCCATGGTTGCCATGGGACGCCACCTGAAGTCTATCCTGCCACACTCGAAAGTCATTTACCTCAGCTCCTGCATTGCCGCCAAATTCGAGGCCCAGGCCGCAGAGACCGAAGGAGTCATTGATACCGTCCTTACCTACAAGGAACTGGAGGGATTGTTTAAAAGCCGCGGAATCAATGTTCCGGCTCTGAAAGAAGAGCCTTTCGATGGCATCCGCCCCCACCTGGGTCGCCTCTTTCCTCTTTCCGAGGGCGCTTTCAAAGCCTTCTCCCTTGCCACAGACCCCCTCGATTGCGAAATTGTTACCGCCGAAGGAGAGGTTCATGTAATGGGGATCATCCGAGATCTCGCTTCCGGCCGAATGAACCCTCGCATTGCGGATATCCGGTTTTGCTACGACGGGTGCATCGGCGGACCTGGACGCAACAAGGAAGTCACCCGCTTCTACAAGCGCAACCTGGTCATAACACACTTCAAACGCAACGTCCCGTACGAGACGGCTCCCCATCATCTTACCGCCGAAACCGGCTGCTCTCTCACCAGGGAGTTTTCCAACAAGTACGTTAAGCTGCCGACGCCACGCGCGGGTGACATAAAATCAATCCTACAGTCAACCAACAAATTTGCGCAAAAGGATGAGCTCAACTGCAGGGCATGCGGCTACCGGACCTGCCGGGAACATGCCGTAGCCGTATTTCAGGGCCTGGCAGACCTGGAGATGTGCCTGCCGTTCAACCTTCATAAACTGGAAGAGGACCGGGGGCGACTCATCCAGAAGTACGAACTCGCACGCCGCGAGCTGGAGCGGGAGTACGGAGACGAGTTCATTGTGGGCAAAGACCGCAAGACCCTGGAGGTCCTCGACCTCATTAAACAGGTAGGCCCCACGCCGACCACAGTCCTCATTCGCGGCGAATCCGGCACCGGCAAGGAACTTACAGCCCGCGCCATTCACCGGCACAGCATGAGGAACGACAAGCCACTGGTCACCGTAAACTGTACCACCATTACCGATTCATTGCTTGAAAGCGAGCTTTTCGGGCACAAGAGGGGCGCCTTCACCGGCGCAATCGCCGACAAGAAGGGTCTTTTCGAAGCAGCAGACGGAGGAACGATTTTTCTTGATGAAATAGGAGACATTACACCTAAACTTCAGGCTGAGCTGCTGCGAGTCCTCGATACCGGCGAAGTCAGGCCTGTTGGGGGCACGACCACCAAGAAAGTGGACGTCCGACTCATTGCCGCCACAAACAAAAACCTGGAGGAAGGGATCAGGGATGGGTGGTTCCGAGAAGATCTCTACTATCGCCTGAATGTCTTCACCATTACGATGCCCCCCCTGCGAAGCAGACTAGAGTCGGTGCCTACGCTTGCTCACTTTTTCCTCGAAAAGGCGCGAAACAAGCTCAACAAGAACATTGTGGGGATTGAAGAGCGGGCGATCAAGGCGATGATGCAATACACATGGCCTGGAAACATAAGAGAAATGCAGAATGTTATAGAGCGCGCAGCCGTTCTCACCCATGACCGGGTGGTAAAGCTCGGCAACCTCCCCCTCATCTTTGCGGAAAACTACGCCGATGGAGCCACCGACGTCCCGGACCTCGTTTCCTTTAAACATGAGCGTGAACCCCATGTCATGCGGGTCGAGAAGAAGCTTATTCAACGCTACTTGGCCGAGTCAGGAGGCAATGTGTCAAAAGCGGCACAACTCGCCAACATCCCGCGCCGCACATTTTACCGCCTTCTAGACAAGCACGGCCTCAAGGGCCAGCGCACCCCCAAGACCGAAACTACCGGAAATAATTAG
- a CDS encoding transglutaminase-like domain-containing protein, producing the protein MDIARVFFYFRLRPLGWFAILLFVAFAGDSACTLRSAHAAATVLAAPLTAPPLGERWFGISMNGEKTGFAYLNVTTHPQGYEIVSEGSVRMTVLGFSREASGRERYIVGKDLSLRSFALEQTIDGTTMRLRGEAVPKGINVVVETKGNRKERLLRAEGAVFPPPAVNIYPLLSGAIKDKTYQLQILDVEAVKIKKVKVTVLGAEGGGGGMQQTVHMQNDLYPVSNDVWVDMAGNTVRESVRDGLIETRAEPRQLAMNFLVEAAMSKKDFVLDFSRIPVTPPISRPQDLVMLKVELGEVPEGVSVPAGGTQRVERPGGGKVILTMPGAGQGGAALPEAEQEKYLSATERILPDNGNIAALKDRILTGETGPEAGIDILAKWVATNIKEAVLDSVSPLETLERGEGNCQAHARLYASLARAAGIPTKFVSGLVYLPDQGFLYHSWAESYAGGWIPVDPTFGQVPADVTHIKLAEGDSPGEMAPLVALIGRISARVVDKRYHEPVRPE; encoded by the coding sequence ATGGATATCGCGCGCGTCTTCTTCTATTTCAGGTTGCGTCCCTTAGGCTGGTTCGCCATTCTTCTCTTTGTAGCGTTCGCAGGAGATTCCGCCTGTACATTGCGTTCAGCTCATGCCGCAGCAACCGTTCTGGCTGCTCCGCTGACTGCTCCTCCCCTGGGAGAGCGCTGGTTCGGCATCAGCATGAACGGCGAAAAGACCGGCTTTGCCTATTTGAATGTAACCACGCATCCTCAGGGGTATGAAATCGTCTCGGAGGGAAGCGTAAGGATGACGGTCCTAGGCTTTTCGCGGGAGGCTTCGGGACGGGAGCGGTATATCGTCGGCAAGGACCTCTCGCTTCGCTCGTTTGCGTTGGAGCAGACCATAGACGGCACCACTATGAGGCTTCGTGGGGAAGCCGTTCCGAAAGGGATCAATGTAGTTGTCGAAACCAAGGGGAATAGAAAAGAGCGGCTTCTGAGGGCAGAAGGAGCAGTATTTCCGCCTCCTGCCGTCAATATCTATCCTCTCCTGAGCGGCGCTATAAAGGACAAGACCTATCAGTTGCAGATCCTGGATGTGGAGGCAGTTAAGATCAAGAAGGTCAAGGTGACTGTGTTAGGAGCAGAAGGTGGAGGGGGAGGGATGCAGCAGACAGTTCATATGCAGAACGACCTCTACCCCGTGAGCAATGACGTCTGGGTGGACATGGCTGGCAATACGGTCAGGGAATCTGTGCGCGACGGGTTGATCGAGACGCGGGCCGAGCCTCGGCAACTCGCCATGAACTTCCTTGTCGAAGCTGCAATGTCCAAAAAGGATTTCGTCCTCGACTTCAGCAGGATTCCTGTAACGCCTCCCATTTCACGGCCTCAGGATCTCGTTATGCTGAAGGTTGAGCTGGGGGAGGTTCCGGAAGGGGTTTCTGTTCCGGCAGGTGGGACGCAGCGAGTTGAGAGGCCCGGCGGGGGGAAAGTAATCCTGACGATGCCTGGAGCAGGGCAGGGAGGTGCCGCGCTACCCGAGGCCGAGCAGGAGAAGTATCTTTCTGCCACCGAGCGCATACTTCCAGACAATGGTAACATCGCCGCACTGAAAGATCGCATTTTGACGGGTGAAACGGGTCCTGAGGCGGGAATCGACATCCTTGCCAAATGGGTTGCAACCAACATCAAGGAGGCTGTGCTGGACAGCGTTTCCCCCCTGGAGACTCTTGAAAGGGGAGAGGGCAATTGCCAGGCGCATGCACGGCTTTATGCTTCGCTGGCGAGGGCTGCAGGGATACCGACAAAGTTCGTTTCGGGACTCGTCTATCTCCCGGACCAGGGATTTCTCTATCACAGCTGGGCGGAGAGTTATGCGGGGGGATGGATTCCTGTAGATCCAACCTTCGGGCAGGTGCCGGCGGATGTTACCCACATAAAGCTTGCAGAAGGGGATTCACCCGGTGAGATGGCTCCGCTGGTTGCACTTATCGGCAGAATTTCGGCACGTGTCGTAGACAAGCGTTATCACGAGCCTGTGCGGCCGGAGTAG
- a CDS encoding pitrilysin family protein, translating into MTICHKRLLGNGLRLVAVEMPHLHSTELAVYIKVGGRNDPPGKEGLSHFLEHMLFRGTADYPTTMELETAFEAIGGSVNASTDEESTCYFSRVHPDHVAEGIDLFSSMLLRPTLSGLEIEKRIIIEEALEDINEQGQEINTHNLASRMLWPGHPLGAPTIGYLDSISGYDEMDLRSHMAQHYVPQNAVIVMAGKLDVEKAFTACEKAFQDWAGSPPSPAAPAISTQSAPQSLFVEDSDSQVHLLIAFRGLRRSDERLMAARLIRRILCGGGSSRLHLSLRERLGIVYSVDASISAYEETGSFAIELSTAPENVATAAEEVLKETARLASEPLPKPELDRIRQGYFFDLAYSRDSTYEMQVRFGWGELMDLVRSIEEDHAEAAAVATEAICETARILFAPHHVNLVAVGPCGNSARTSIQSLLSEYASRFRVE; encoded by the coding sequence ATGACAATCTGCCATAAACGCCTGCTGGGCAACGGCCTTCGACTGGTCGCAGTGGAAATGCCCCACCTTCACAGCACCGAACTGGCTGTCTACATCAAGGTAGGAGGACGGAACGATCCTCCCGGAAAGGAGGGGCTGTCTCATTTTCTGGAGCACATGCTTTTCAGGGGCACCGCCGACTATCCGACGACCATGGAACTTGAGACGGCTTTTGAAGCCATCGGCGGCAGCGTGAACGCCTCTACCGACGAGGAGAGCACCTGTTATTTTTCCCGGGTGCATCCAGACCATGTCGCCGAAGGCATCGACCTCTTCTCTTCGATGCTCCTTCGCCCGACTCTCTCGGGCCTGGAGATCGAGAAGCGGATCATCATAGAGGAAGCTCTTGAAGACATCAATGAGCAGGGGCAGGAAATAAATACCCACAACCTTGCGAGCCGGATGCTCTGGCCGGGTCATCCCCTCGGGGCTCCGACGATCGGCTATCTCGACAGTATCAGCGGGTATGATGAGATGGACCTTCGGAGCCATATGGCGCAGCACTATGTGCCCCAGAATGCGGTGATTGTGATGGCCGGGAAGCTTGATGTGGAAAAGGCGTTTACTGCATGTGAGAAAGCATTCCAGGACTGGGCGGGATCCCCCCCCTCACCGGCCGCACCGGCGATATCCACGCAGAGCGCGCCCCAGTCACTTTTCGTAGAAGATTCAGACAGCCAGGTACACCTGCTGATTGCATTCCGGGGCCTTCGCAGATCCGATGAACGTCTCATGGCCGCGCGTCTTATCCGCAGAATCCTCTGCGGCGGCGGAAGCTCTCGCCTGCACCTCTCGCTGCGCGAACGCCTCGGAATAGTCTACTCCGTGGATGCCAGCATCTCAGCCTATGAGGAGACAGGCTCCTTTGCGATAGAGCTGTCAACCGCTCCGGAGAATGTAGCAACGGCAGCGGAGGAAGTGCTTAAGGAAACGGCACGGCTCGCGTCAGAACCGTTGCCGAAGCCGGAACTTGACCGGATCAGGCAGGGCTATTTCTTCGACCTTGCCTACAGCAGGGACTCCACCTATGAAATGCAGGTGAGGTTCGGGTGGGGAGAACTAATGGACCTTGTCAGGAGCATCGAGGAGGACCATGCCGAAGCGGCAGCGGTGGCTACTGAAGCAATATGCGAAACGGCGAGGATTCTCTTCGCGCCGCATCATGTCAATCTCGTTGCAGTTGGCCCCTGCGGCAACTCAGCACGGACATCAATCCAGAGCCTTCTGTCCGAGTACGCCTCCAGGTTCCGAGTCGAGTAA
- a CDS encoding VTT domain-containing protein, whose protein sequence is MNDLLVAHGYPALFLLSFLASSLVPLGSEWLLVTMLLKKHDPVASVAVASIGNYLGACTTYWIGLRGGDFMIRKLLRIDENAQQRAEKLYTRYGSWSLLFSWLPIVGDPMCLVGGILKVRFINFSVLVFTGKTIRYATVAWLIHRGMSTAW, encoded by the coding sequence GTGAACGATCTGCTTGTTGCACACGGATATCCTGCCCTCTTCCTGCTGAGCTTTCTCGCTTCGAGTCTCGTACCCCTCGGTTCGGAATGGCTGCTCGTCACCATGCTCCTCAAAAAGCACGACCCCGTTGCGTCCGTCGCGGTGGCTTCCATCGGCAACTACCTGGGAGCCTGCACCACTTACTGGATTGGACTCAGGGGAGGTGACTTCATGATCCGGAAACTCCTCCGTATAGACGAAAACGCCCAGCAGAGGGCTGAAAAACTGTACACCCGCTACGGCTCCTGGTCCCTTCTCTTCTCATGGCTCCCCATAGTCGGGGACCCTATGTGCCTCGTAGGAGGGATATTGAAGGTCCGGTTCATCAACTTTTCAGTGCTGGTCTTCACCGGAAAGACGATCCGGTACGCCACCGTCGCATGGCTGATCCATCGGGGGATGTCCACCGCATGGTAG
- the aroF gene encoding 3-deoxy-7-phosphoheptulonate synthase produces MIIVMKAGAAKKDRDEVIKRIKELGYKPHVIHGTTRDVIGAVGDERGKLVLQSIESMHGVENVVPILKPYKLASKEVKFEPSVIPVTSSLAVGGKRLVVMAGPCSVESEAQILESAKAVKEAGATVLRGGAFKPRTSPYSFQGLEEDGLKLLAKARDLTGLPVVTEVVNPETADLVAEYADILQIGARNSQNFALLKKVGQLKKPVLLKRGMSMTIQEFLMSAEYIMSEGNQAVILCERGIRTFETATRNTLDLSAIPVLKEKTHLPVIADPSHGTGDYHYVAAMSCAAVAAGADGLIIEVHPDPERASSDGPQSLKPKKFASLMERLRKISQAMDRDL; encoded by the coding sequence ATGATCATCGTCATGAAAGCGGGAGCCGCAAAAAAAGACAGGGACGAAGTGATCAAGAGGATCAAGGAGCTGGGATACAAGCCCCACGTCATTCACGGGACAACCAGGGACGTCATCGGCGCTGTGGGGGACGAGCGTGGAAAGCTGGTCCTTCAGTCCATAGAGTCGATGCATGGGGTCGAGAATGTGGTGCCTATCCTCAAGCCGTACAAGCTTGCCTCGAAAGAGGTGAAGTTTGAGCCGAGTGTCATTCCCGTCACGAGCTCGTTGGCTGTCGGAGGAAAGCGTCTTGTAGTGATGGCCGGTCCCTGTTCCGTGGAGAGCGAGGCGCAGATCCTGGAATCGGCGAAAGCGGTGAAGGAGGCGGGGGCGACGGTGCTTCGAGGCGGAGCGTTCAAACCGCGAACGTCTCCTTACTCATTCCAGGGGCTAGAGGAGGACGGACTGAAGCTGCTCGCAAAGGCACGTGATCTTACGGGACTTCCCGTCGTAACCGAAGTGGTGAACCCGGAAACGGCAGACCTGGTGGCTGAATATGCCGACATCCTCCAGATCGGCGCCAGAAATTCGCAGAACTTCGCCCTCCTCAAAAAAGTCGGGCAGCTCAAGAAGCCGGTCCTCCTGAAGCGAGGGATGTCCATGACCATCCAGGAGTTCCTCATGAGCGCCGAATACATCATGAGCGAAGGCAACCAGGCGGTCATTCTTTGCGAGAGGGGAATAAGGACGTTCGAGACTGCAACTAGAAACACCCTAGATCTCTCCGCGATACCCGTCCTCAAGGAGAAAACGCATCTGCCGGTGATCGCAGACCCTTCCCACGGTACCGGTGATTACCACTATGTTGCCGCCATGTCATGCGCCGCAGTCGCGGCAGGAGCTGACGGGCTTATCATAGAAGTGCATCCCGACCCGGAACGCGCCTCCTCCGACGGACCCCAGTCTCTTAAGCCGAAGAAATTCGCGAGCCTCATGGAAAGGCTGAGGAAAATATCCCAGGCAATGGATCGGGACCTGTAG
- a CDS encoding M1 family metallopeptidase, which produces MRRALFATWIAVLVLFDSGCHAEPLPIIRQDISVVLAPSSGRLAGETNVLLAGGDVRKIFFRLSPAATVTSVSTGHKKIPFSFSDGLLTLSGVWGTSITIRYECVFNDPLPDRIISTEDPTYGVQAVIAPSGVFLGDGVGWYPEPETVPGERMVSVDAPEGFEAVTAGECVKRGTSGGRTVSTWRITAPLPGISVSAGPYRVSERRETGRTLAAYFYAENALLADRYLGSAAEYLSFYEKLLGPYPFPKFAIVENFLPTGYGFPSYTLIGSTVIRLPFILGTSLPHEIVHNWWGNGVRVDYSGGNWSEGLATYLADYLLEEKKSPALGREYRLKILADYASLVSSQEDFPLARFTGRTEPSSRSIGYGKAAMVFHMVRRMIGDDAFYKALRTVYRERVFREASWDDLMRAFSAASGKDLIPWMDQWLKRPGGPQIALREVKARREGDGWLVSGFIVQAAAARYKISVPLRLKTRSGDVAATVYMRGERTPFLIAAGAEPSRLLLDPDVELFRILSPEELPPTVNRIKGSRNFTLVRTASCRARDETLRDLLSSLGQGEVSMVREENLQSDVFRDHDILFCGVPRSEEKWPLLLPQLTIGADGFTAEEKRFAGAGDALLAIGKHPVDPGRTAAVFLPMSPSAAEACALKITHYGKYSYLAFSDGKNRVKVTLPVQGGESVVDLGGADE; this is translated from the coding sequence ATGAGACGAGCATTATTCGCGACGTGGATAGCTGTTCTGGTGCTCTTCGATTCCGGCTGCCACGCGGAACCGCTGCCGATCATCCGTCAAGATATTTCAGTCGTTCTTGCTCCCTCCTCCGGACGGCTTGCGGGGGAGACGAACGTCCTCCTTGCCGGGGGGGATGTTCGAAAGATATTCTTCCGGCTTTCGCCTGCGGCGACCGTCACGTCTGTGTCGACAGGACACAAAAAGATACCCTTCTCCTTTTCCGACGGACTCCTCACTCTCTCCGGCGTGTGGGGGACCTCCATCACGATCCGGTACGAGTGCGTGTTCAACGACCCGCTCCCGGACCGGATAATTTCCACCGAGGACCCGACATATGGCGTGCAGGCGGTCATAGCCCCCTCAGGAGTGTTTCTGGGTGACGGAGTCGGGTGGTATCCCGAGCCGGAAACGGTTCCGGGAGAGCGTATGGTATCGGTGGACGCCCCGGAAGGCTTCGAGGCGGTGACAGCCGGTGAATGTGTTAAACGAGGTACTTCAGGCGGGCGCACCGTTTCAACATGGCGCATCACTGCACCCCTCCCAGGCATTTCCGTCTCCGCCGGCCCGTACCGGGTTTCGGAGCGCCGTGAAACAGGCAGAACTCTCGCGGCATACTTCTACGCGGAAAATGCTCTGCTCGCCGACCGCTACCTTGGTTCTGCGGCTGAATACCTCTCATTTTACGAAAAACTCCTCGGTCCCTATCCCTTCCCGAAATTCGCCATCGTAGAAAATTTCCTCCCCACCGGCTATGGTTTTCCCTCCTACACCCTCATCGGCAGCACCGTAATAAGGCTGCCGTTCATTCTCGGAACGAGCCTTCCCCACGAAATCGTCCACAACTGGTGGGGAAACGGTGTCAGGGTCGATTACAGTGGCGGGAACTGGTCCGAAGGACTTGCTACCTATCTTGCTGATTATCTCCTCGAAGAAAAAAAATCGCCTGCTCTGGGCAGGGAATACCGCCTTAAGATACTTGCAGACTATGCTTCCCTCGTGTCGTCACAGGAGGATTTCCCTCTGGCACGCTTCACCGGTCGTACCGAGCCCTCTTCCCGCTCCATCGGCTACGGTAAGGCGGCTATGGTGTTCCACATGGTGAGGCGGATGATCGGCGACGATGCTTTTTATAAGGCCCTGCGGACCGTGTACCGCGAACGGGTTTTCAGGGAAGCCTCCTGGGACGATTTGATGCGGGCCTTTTCCGCCGCTTCCGGGAAGGATCTGATTCCCTGGATGGATCAGTGGCTTAAACGTCCGGGGGGGCCGCAGATCGCTCTGCGGGAGGTGAAAGCCCGCCGTGAAGGGGATGGGTGGCTTGTAAGCGGGTTCATCGTCCAGGCGGCTGCTGCGCGTTACAAAATTTCGGTGCCCCTGCGGCTCAAGACCCGATCGGGAGATGTCGCTGCCACGGTTTACATGAGGGGCGAGAGGACGCCCTTCTTAATAGCTGCGGGAGCTGAACCGTCACGGCTGCTGCTGGACCCGGATGTCGAGCTGTTCAGGATTCTTTCCCCCGAGGAACTACCTCCAACAGTGAACAGGATCAAAGGCTCGCGAAATTTCACTCTTGTGCGGACTGCAAGCTGCCGCGCCCGCGATGAGACGCTGCGGGACCTGCTGAGTTCACTCGGTCAGGGTGAGGTTTCGATGGTTCGTGAGGAAAATCTTCAGTCCGATGTTTTTCGTGATCACGATATCCTATTCTGCGGAGTACCCCGAAGCGAGGAGAAGTGGCCGCTGCTTTTGCCTCAACTGACCATCGGAGCCGACGGATTCACTGCCGAAGAGAAACGTTTCGCCGGTGCCGGGGACGCGCTCTTAGCGATCGGCAAACACCCGGTGGACCCGGGACGGACGGCCGCAGTTTTTCTGCCCATGTCACCGTCCGCTGCGGAAGCATGCGCGCTCAAGATCACCCATTACGGCAAATACAGCTACCTCGCGTTTTCGGATGGAAAAAATCGAGTGAAAGTGACGCTTCCGGTACAGGGTGGCGAAAGCGTTGTCGATCTCGGAGGGGCCGATGAATAG